A region from the Salidesulfovibrio onnuriiensis genome encodes:
- a CDS encoding putative nucleotidyltransferase substrate binding domain-containing protein: protein MSSVNDDKRSVLDHHGVPGSLLADLRVMAATGKLQGLRSVRYDFVTDWLESGLTAEETCRKLSVFNRAVILAVLEAHEEAYPWLSGCTFLEFGSGGRSEQVLGSDQDNGLLLHGAIDGDELEDAANDIVIALDGAGLPLCTGGVMVSNEQWRGGFDDWLERMTGWLSNPHERGPWQSGLILDFEPVYGPEEDAHRLRRHLWEYVRSKPVVIKILVEELTDYRLPLSLFGSFLTEKKGPWAGFLNIKNGVLAHLTNAVRILALKYNMPFTHTCDRVRALIEAGHFSGKHGEALLQAWEWLQGRRLTIGIACHERSVDPHNYLNPAELSASERGELKQCIQAVEKLVRLVQAGSGL from the coding sequence TTGAGCTCTGTAAATGACGATAAACGGTCCGTTTTGGACCACCATGGCGTTCCGGGGTCGCTTCTGGCCGACCTGCGGGTCATGGCCGCCACGGGCAAGCTTCAGGGGCTGCGGAGCGTCCGCTACGACTTTGTGACCGACTGGCTGGAGTCCGGGCTGACTGCAGAGGAAACCTGCCGTAAGCTGTCCGTATTCAACCGAGCCGTGATTCTGGCCGTACTCGAGGCGCACGAGGAGGCCTATCCCTGGCTTTCCGGCTGCACCTTCCTGGAATTCGGCTCCGGCGGCCGCAGCGAACAGGTGCTGGGGTCGGACCAGGACAACGGTTTGCTCCTGCATGGCGCGATAGACGGGGACGAGCTGGAGGATGCGGCCAACGACATCGTTATTGCACTGGACGGTGCGGGCCTGCCCCTGTGCACGGGCGGGGTCATGGTCAGCAACGAACAGTGGCGCGGCGGCTTCGACGACTGGCTGGAGCGCATGACCGGCTGGCTTTCCAATCCCCATGAACGGGGACCGTGGCAGTCCGGGCTCATTCTGGATTTCGAGCCGGTTTATGGCCCGGAGGAGGATGCCCATCGGCTGCGCAGGCATCTCTGGGAGTATGTGCGCAGCAAACCCGTGGTCATCAAGATTCTTGTGGAGGAACTCACCGACTACCGGCTGCCTCTGTCTTTGTTCGGCTCATTTCTTACAGAGAAAAAAGGGCCGTGGGCCGGATTTCTGAATATCAAGAACGGCGTGCTGGCCCATTTGACCAATGCCGTGCGCATCCTGGCCCTTAAGTACAACATGCCTTTTACGCATACCTGCGACCGGGTCCGCGCCCTGATCGAGGCCGGGCATTTTTCCGGCAAGCATGGCGAGGCTCTGCTCCAGGCCTGGGAATGGCTCCAAGGCAGGCGGCTGACCATCGGCATTGCCTGTCATGAACGCAGCGTCGATCCCCATAACTACCTGAATCCCGCCGAACTTTCCGCCAGCGAGCGCGGAGAGCTCAAGCAGTGCATCCAGGCCGTGGAAAAGTTGGTCCGCCTGGTGCAGGCAGGCTCCGGGCTGTGA
- a CDS encoding glycosyltransferase family 9 protein, producing MNVLIINLTRFGDLLQTQPVISAFRRQGARIGLCCIENFASASNLLRDVDAVFPLHAARMLAALDSNWRDSVKESVAYRQEIIDNFAPDLVVNLTPSISARLLARNLGAPEVRGFDLDEHGFNADTSSWAAFLQMAGGNRGASPFNVCDLFLRTAGVSGDGRGLRLREPDAALRERMRTLFLSEGLEQPAGFVALQLGASEDRRRWPIARFAELAEMLWQRDRRVPVLLGTEGEKSLGSRFKEKVMCPVVDMQGRTNLEELAATLAECEALVSNDTGTMHLAAGLGVPVVAIFLATAQPWDTGPYHEGSVSLEPDMDCHPCAFGRACANEERCRYGVAPETVYAQLCRLSGGDGPFVSTGARVWQAVFREDGFMTLESCSGHESMDRARWVAMQRWFYRRFLDGESLDGWERTEEWLGADMGGALKKTLGECAEYLFLLQQQGMLLARNPRTALKEKFLASWQQLQNILDENTYLNVLARLWMFEAQQRGNDLDALLGIIERYRTLVMTMLKAL from the coding sequence GTGAACGTACTGATCATAAATCTGACGCGCTTTGGCGATCTGCTTCAGACCCAGCCGGTCATATCCGCATTCAGGAGGCAGGGGGCTCGAATAGGGCTGTGCTGCATCGAGAATTTTGCCTCGGCCTCCAATCTCTTGCGGGACGTGGATGCGGTTTTTCCGCTTCATGCAGCAAGGATGCTGGCTGCTCTGGACAGCAACTGGCGGGACAGCGTCAAGGAATCCGTGGCCTACCGGCAGGAGATCATCGACAACTTTGCCCCCGACCTTGTGGTCAACCTCACTCCGTCCATATCCGCACGGCTGCTGGCCCGGAATCTGGGAGCGCCGGAGGTGCGGGGCTTTGATCTTGATGAGCACGGATTCAATGCGGATACCTCTTCCTGGGCGGCCTTCCTGCAGATGGCGGGTGGCAACCGCGGGGCGAGCCCGTTCAATGTCTGCGATCTGTTCCTGCGCACTGCGGGCGTTTCCGGGGATGGTCGGGGCCTGCGGCTCCGGGAGCCTGATGCCGCATTGCGTGAGCGCATGCGCACCCTTTTCCTTTCCGAGGGCCTTGAGCAGCCCGCGGGATTCGTGGCTCTGCAGCTGGGCGCCAGCGAAGACAGACGCCGTTGGCCCATAGCCCGCTTCGCGGAACTGGCCGAAATGCTCTGGCAGCGGGACAGACGTGTGCCCGTTCTGCTCGGCACCGAAGGTGAGAAATCGCTTGGAAGCCGTTTCAAGGAGAAGGTCATGTGCCCGGTGGTCGACATGCAGGGCCGGACCAACCTGGAGGAGCTTGCGGCGACCCTGGCGGAATGCGAGGCGCTGGTAAGCAACGATACCGGCACCATGCACCTTGCCGCCGGGCTGGGCGTGCCTGTTGTGGCCATCTTCCTGGCCACGGCGCAGCCGTGGGATACCGGGCCGTATCACGAGGGAAGCGTTTCCCTTGAGCCGGACATGGATTGTCATCCGTGCGCCTTCGGCAGGGCATGCGCGAATGAGGAACGCTGTCGGTACGGGGTTGCCCCTGAAACGGTTTACGCACAGTTGTGCAGATTGTCGGGCGGGGACGGTCCGTTTGTCTCGACCGGCGCGCGGGTCTGGCAGGCCGTTTTTCGGGAGGATGGTTTCATGACCCTGGAATCCTGCTCCGGGCACGAATCAATGGATCGCGCCCGCTGGGTTGCCATGCAGCGTTGGTTCTATCGTCGGTTCCTTGACGGGGAGAGCCTGGACGGCTGGGAGCGCACTGAAGAATGGCTCGGCGCGGACATGGGCGGAGCACTGAAAAAGACCTTGGGGGAATGCGCCGAATACCTGTTTCTGCTTCAGCAGCAGGGCATGCTTCTGGCCCGCAACCCTAGGACCGCCTTGAAAGAGAAGTTCTTGGCGTCCTGGCAGCAACTACAGAATATTCTTGATGAAAATACATATCTTAATGTGCTGGCCCGGCTTTGGATGTTCGAGGCCCAGCAACGGGGGAATGATCTGGATGCGTTGCTGGGGATCATTGAGCGCTATCGCACGCTGGTCATGACCATGCTGAAGGCCTTGTAG
- the mltC gene encoding membrane-bound lytic murein transglycosylase MltC has translation MFFITACSRYDAVRLARVAASGDPVAAAQSLATSKATSYAMNPKALERDLKAFKSLLEKFIKAVGGEWGTDDVELPSTKRYVKYTQNYRSRALVDFDTGMVTVETVDTKNPRKSLREAIVITLLTPSDPRAVDLYSSKPVELGETPFLLGEVLDQDDKQIRWEWRAGRFADHLVADKIRTRTSDSGKTVHYVGIPMVRDHLHVRAAKYRTYVQAAAERFKISRNLIYAIMKVESDFNPFAVSSAMAIGLMQVVQKTAGGDVYRMLHGKQGYPSRQALFTPSTNITYGSGYLYLLQYRYLAGVNDPVSREYCVIAGYNGGAGGVLRAFHKDKSIAAQRINSMNPAQVYEKLRKDLPYDETKRYLYKVLNAKKEFVNF, from the coding sequence GTGTTTTTTATAACGGCCTGCAGCCGGTACGACGCAGTCCGCCTGGCGCGTGTGGCCGCATCGGGCGACCCCGTGGCCGCGGCCCAGAGCCTGGCTACCAGCAAGGCCACCAGTTACGCCATGAACCCCAAGGCACTGGAGCGCGATCTCAAGGCATTCAAAAGCCTGCTGGAAAAATTCATCAAGGCCGTCGGCGGAGAATGGGGAACGGACGACGTCGAACTGCCGAGCACCAAACGATACGTCAAGTACACCCAGAACTACCGTTCCCGCGCCCTGGTGGATTTCGACACGGGCATGGTCACCGTGGAGACCGTGGACACCAAGAATCCGCGCAAGAGCCTTCGCGAAGCCATTGTCATCACCCTGCTGACACCCAGCGACCCCCGCGCCGTTGACCTGTATTCGTCCAAGCCCGTGGAACTGGGGGAGACACCCTTCCTGCTGGGCGAAGTGCTGGACCAGGACGACAAACAGATACGCTGGGAATGGCGCGCGGGCCGCTTTGCCGATCACCTGGTGGCCGACAAAATCCGGACACGGACGTCGGATTCCGGGAAGACCGTCCACTATGTAGGCATCCCCATGGTCAGGGATCACCTGCATGTGCGGGCCGCCAAGTACCGGACATATGTGCAGGCGGCGGCCGAACGTTTCAAGATCAGCCGCAACCTGATCTACGCCATCATGAAGGTGGAATCGGACTTCAACCCCTTTGCGGTCAGCAGCGCCATGGCCATAGGACTCATGCAGGTGGTGCAGAAGACAGCGGGCGGCGACGTATACAGAATGCTCCACGGCAAGCAGGGATATCCCTCCCGGCAGGCCCTGTTCACCCCATCCACCAACATCACCTACGGCAGCGGCTACCTGTACCTGCTCCAGTATCGCTATCTGGCGGGCGTCAACGATCCCGTCTCCCGCGAATACTGCGTGATCGCGGGCTACAACGGCGGCGCGGGCGGCGTTCTGCGGGCCTTCCACAAGGACAAATCCATTGCCGCGCAACGGATCAATTCCATGAATCCGGCCCAGGTCTATGAAAAACTCCGCAAAGACCTTCCCTACGACGAAACGAAACGCTATCTATACAAGGTACTCAACGCTAAAAAGGAATTCGTGAATTTCTAG
- a CDS encoding Hpt domain-containing protein produces MNEKGKVVEIIDADLEPLIPKFMTNTRRELGEMKDALAAGDFSTVQRLGHNAKGAGFGYGFTQMGELGKGIEQAARDQDPDGCGKLLQDFAAYLEFLEIQYE; encoded by the coding sequence ATGAATGAAAAAGGCAAAGTCGTCGAGATCATAGATGCCGACCTGGAGCCGCTTATCCCGAAGTTCATGACCAATACGCGCCGTGAGTTGGGGGAGATGAAGGATGCGTTGGCTGCAGGGGATTTCTCCACGGTACAGCGCCTGGGGCACAACGCAAAGGGGGCGGGCTTCGGTTATGGATTTACGCAAATGGGCGAGCTGGGGAAAGGAATCGAGCAGGCGGCCCGGGATCAGGATCCGGATGGTTGTGGAAAGCTGTTGCAGGATTTTGCGGCCTATCTGGAATTTCTTGAAATTCAATACGAATAG
- a CDS encoding 2-amino-3,7-dideoxy-D-threo-hept-6-ulosonate synthase: MQLGKAVRIERIMNRNDGRTIIVPLDHGVTVGPIYGLVDLRDTVNQVAEGGANAMLMHKGIPRCSHRQGGRDIGLIIHLSASTSLSPYPNAKCLVGTVTDALKLGADAVSLHINLGDESESQMLADLGRVCSEANEWGMPVLAMMYARGQKIKDEYDPEIVAHCARVGAELGADIVKVNYTGDPETFRNVVDGCCVPVVIAGGPRLNDQRDLVQMVYDSVQAGGAGLSVGRNIFQHPSPQKIVTALNKVVHQDWDVEAAMELL; this comes from the coding sequence ATGCAACTCGGCAAGGCAGTACGAATCGAAAGGATCATGAACCGCAATGACGGGCGCACCATCATCGTCCCCCTGGACCACGGCGTGACCGTGGGTCCCATCTATGGACTGGTGGACCTGCGCGACACGGTCAACCAAGTGGCGGAAGGCGGTGCCAACGCCATGCTCATGCACAAGGGCATCCCCCGCTGTTCCCACCGCCAGGGCGGCCGTGACATCGGCCTGATCATCCATCTCTCGGCCAGCACCAGCCTTTCCCCCTACCCCAACGCAAAATGCCTGGTGGGCACGGTCACCGACGCCCTCAAGCTCGGGGCCGACGCCGTAAGCCTGCACATCAACCTGGGGGACGAGTCCGAATCCCAGATGCTGGCGGACCTCGGCAGGGTCTGCTCCGAAGCCAATGAATGGGGCATGCCGGTCCTGGCAATGATGTATGCCCGCGGGCAGAAGATCAAAGACGAATACGACCCGGAAATCGTGGCCCATTGCGCCCGCGTGGGCGCTGAACTGGGCGCGGATATCGTCAAGGTCAACTACACGGGCGACCCCGAAACCTTCCGCAACGTGGTGGACGGCTGCTGCGTCCCCGTGGTCATTGCCGGCGGCCCCAGGCTCAACGACCAGCGCGACCTGGTGCAGATGGTCTACGATTCTGTCCAGGCGGGCGGCGCAGGCCTTTCCGTGGGACGCAACATCTTCCAACACCCCAGCCCGCAAAAAATCGTTACCGCGCTCAACAAGGTGGTGCACCAAGACTGGGACGTGGAAGCCGCCATGGAGCTGCTTTAA
- a CDS encoding FeoA family protein — MGTEICLRKAKVNQKLKILSVSAQGELGRRIRDMGLIPGTEVHVIGKAPLKDPVALRLKDFTLTLRNSEADHITVVPLED; from the coding sequence ATGGGCACTGAAATATGCTTGCGTAAAGCAAAGGTTAACCAAAAACTCAAAATCCTCTCCGTTTCCGCCCAGGGAGAACTGGGCCGCCGCATCCGCGACATGGGACTCATTCCGGGAACCGAGGTGCATGTCATCGGCAAAGCGCCCCTCAAGGACCCTGTGGCCCTGCGCCTGAAGGACTTCACCCTGACCCTGAGAAACAGCGAAGCTGACCACATCACGGTCGTTCCCCTGGAGGATTGA
- a CDS encoding FeoB-associated Cys-rich membrane protein, translating to MTETIIVLAIVAVAALYLVRRAIRSTTSPNSGCGCCGCSCTSACNTSSQGLKTSSGQR from the coding sequence ATGACTGAAACAATAATTGTCCTGGCAATTGTCGCAGTTGCCGCCCTGTACCTTGTCCGTCGCGCCATCAGAAGCACCACATCTCCAAATTCGGGATGCGGCTGCTGCGGGTGCTCTTGCACTTCCGCTTGCAATACGTCGTCCCAAGGCTTAAAGACCAGCTCCGGGCAACGGTAA
- a CDS encoding PilZ domain-containing protein → MKKIKLLLIAESGLAQQAYLAELYKLGADVDCIESPDELHDQLCDVPYNGLLVDVPTMIRSDSANKGRVTRIMERYPVLRLLYNSDHGGIRGLSQGGTVRANKSLDSFVLNECLTFPARSIRRARRSDLVLNVLLVDDRNRFGRDEERTVTVNVSEQGCFVYSVRAWEASAPAWMVVTELEDPSPIELKVHWTRRWGRSSRLPGIGTSYAHISDSQLEQIRYLL, encoded by the coding sequence GTGAAGAAAATCAAACTGTTGCTTATAGCGGAATCAGGGCTGGCCCAGCAGGCGTATCTGGCCGAGCTGTACAAGCTTGGCGCGGATGTGGACTGCATCGAATCTCCGGATGAACTGCACGATCAGTTGTGCGACGTTCCTTATAACGGGTTGCTGGTGGATGTGCCGACAATGATCCGATCCGACAGCGCCAACAAGGGGCGGGTGACCAGGATCATGGAGCGTTATCCTGTGCTGCGGCTGTTATACAATTCCGATCATGGCGGGATCCGCGGTCTTTCCCAGGGCGGCACGGTTCGCGCCAACAAGTCTTTGGATTCCTTTGTCCTCAACGAATGCCTGACCTTCCCCGCACGATCCATCCGCCGGGCCCGGCGTTCCGATCTGGTGCTCAATGTGCTGCTTGTCGACGACAGGAACCGGTTCGGGCGCGACGAGGAGCGGACGGTGACGGTGAACGTTTCCGAGCAGGGATGCTTCGTGTATTCGGTGCGCGCATGGGAGGCGAGTGCGCCGGCCTGGATGGTGGTCACCGAATTGGAGGACCCGTCTCCCATTGAATTGAAGGTGCATTGGACCCGGCGGTGGGGGCGTTCCAGCCGTTTGCCGGGCATCGGCACCAGCTATGCCCACATCAGCGATTCGCAACTCGAACAGATCCGCTACCTTTTGTAG
- a CDS encoding NifB/NifX family molybdenum-iron cluster-binding protein encodes MKIAIPSTRPDLSGTVEDKLGTTEYLLLVETDDMSFEAVQGPQQSSGHGAGVAVISLAVSLGARVILVGYTAPHIVNAMKRQSVEVVTGISGPVKKALATYLKPGKETEDKTPQPSVETRSAWGEALRKGGRQFYSLAPRLVGVVLLLGLFRGFVSEKTLLALFPGSTALDSIWGATLGSILAGNPVNSYVIGKGLLNSGVAMAGITALMLAWVNVGVIQLPVEMSAMGRRFALVRNLSAFVMAILLSLAIVLWDGGLA; translated from the coding sequence ATGAAGATAGCCATCCCCAGCACCCGGCCGGACTTGAGCGGAACCGTGGAAGACAAGCTCGGCACCACCGAATACCTGCTCCTGGTGGAAACCGACGACATGTCCTTCGAGGCCGTGCAAGGCCCGCAACAATCCTCCGGCCACGGTGCCGGTGTGGCGGTGATTTCCCTGGCCGTAAGCCTGGGCGCGCGGGTCATCCTTGTGGGCTACACGGCTCCGCACATCGTCAACGCCATGAAAAGGCAATCCGTGGAGGTCGTCACCGGGATATCCGGACCAGTGAAAAAAGCGCTGGCTACCTACCTGAAACCGGGCAAGGAGACTGAAGACAAGACGCCGCAACCATCCGTCGAGACACGATCCGCATGGGGAGAGGCGCTCCGCAAGGGAGGACGACAATTTTATTCCCTGGCGCCCCGCTTGGTCGGCGTGGTCCTGCTCTTGGGATTGTTCCGGGGATTCGTTTCGGAAAAGACCCTGCTGGCCCTTTTCCCGGGATCAACCGCCCTCGACAGTATTTGGGGAGCGACATTGGGAAGCATACTGGCAGGCAACCCGGTGAACAGTTACGTGATCGGCAAAGGGCTGCTGAACTCCGGTGTTGCAATGGCCGGAATCACGGCCCTGATGCTGGCCTGGGTCAACGTGGGGGTGATCCAGCTTCCCGTGGAGATGTCGGCGATGGGGCGGCGCTTTGCCCTGGTACGCAATCTGTCCGCCTTTGTGATGGCGATCCTCCTCTCCCTTGCCATTGTTCTCTGGGATGGAGGTTTGGCATGA
- a CDS encoding amino acid ABC transporter ATP-binding protein — translation MIDVKNIFKTFYVPHEVQALHNVTYHVDPGEVVVVIGPSGSGKSTFLRCLNRLEYADEGSILIDGVDILDPKTNINKVRMDVGMVFQSFNLFPHLSVLENVTIGQTSVRKRSKEESVENAMKLLNKVGIHDKAHVHPAQLSGGQQQRVAIARALAMNPKVMLFDEPTSALDPEMIGEVLDVMKTLAKEGMTMVVVTHEMGFAREVADQVVFMDEGKIVEMGTPEHFFTNPEHERTKLFLSQIL, via the coding sequence ATGATAGACGTCAAGAACATCTTCAAGACATTCTACGTGCCCCACGAGGTACAGGCCCTGCACAACGTGACCTATCACGTGGACCCGGGCGAGGTGGTGGTGGTCATCGGCCCGTCCGGATCGGGCAAGTCCACCTTCCTGCGCTGCCTGAACCGCCTGGAATACGCGGACGAGGGAAGCATCCTCATCGACGGTGTGGACATCCTGGATCCCAAAACCAACATCAACAAGGTGCGCATGGATGTGGGCATGGTCTTCCAATCCTTCAACCTCTTCCCGCACCTTTCGGTCCTGGAAAACGTGACCATCGGCCAGACCTCGGTGCGTAAGCGCTCCAAGGAAGAATCCGTGGAAAACGCCATGAAGCTGCTGAACAAGGTGGGCATCCACGACAAGGCCCACGTCCACCCCGCCCAGCTCTCGGGCGGCCAGCAGCAGCGCGTGGCCATTGCCCGCGCCCTGGCCATGAACCCCAAGGTAATGCTCTTTGACGAGCCCACTTCCGCCCTGGACCCGGAAATGATCGGCGAGGTGCTCGATGTCATGAAGACCCTGGCAAAGGAAGGCATGACCATGGTGGTGGTCACCCACGAGATGGGGTTCGCCCGGGAAGTGGCCGACCAGGTTGTGTTCATGGACGAGGGCAAGATCGTGGAAATGGGCACCCCGGAACACTTCTTCACCAACCCGGAACACGAACGCACCAAGCTGTTCCTGAGCCAGATTCTCTAG